CCTCTGGACTGACAAACACTCCCAACAGCTTTGCTGACTCCAAACACTGTCAAGAGAGGGAAATCAAAATCAATGCAATCAAAGCAGACACAAACCATTCAGATACCATTTGTACAGTTCCAGAGAGCAGCGCATTAAAACAACCCAGTTATGGTTATGATATTTTGGGACACCAGTGCACAGACCCCAATATTTAATTGAACAACTTTGAACAACTTTTAGGTCTTTGCATGTAGGTGAAGTCTCACTTTTCTAATAAAACacgataaaaaaatacaaataaataatttaataaaaattgtggaaaaaaaagtcaaacaattTTTGAAAGGATTACAGTTTAATTCAAAAGGAAATGATTTTACTGAACTTATAATTAGTGCTGTcgaacgattaatcgcgattaatcacatacaaaataaaagtttttgtttacataatgtgtgtgtataatgtgtatattgagtatgtatatataaatacaaacatatgcatgtatatatttaagaaacattttgtttatgttcaatatattgtatatgttaataatcttatattttaaattatataatgtaaatattttcaaaatgttgactgtatgtgaatgtattcatgtatagataataaatatatacacagtacacatacataatgtaaactaaaacttttattttgaatgcgattcaTTGTGATAAATCATTTGACAGCTCTACTAATAATCAAGCCATAGGTTTATCAGGTTCATACTAGGTctggattaattaattacagtaaaaaattatGTGTTAAAAGTTTTAACGCATTTAACACACTTGCTtcgccccagacctatgtggatgATCTGACATTTCTGATGGCGATTATCCGCTTCAAGtcaaatgattcaatgaaccattcataaagaactaTTTACTTCACTCCTGGATGCATCAActatttgaacgaatcaaacgaATTAATAAATgccaaatttgatgtgcgattaattaatCGCCacatcatgtaatatattaaaattttcaaTCGCTTATCAGCACTAGTTTATACATCAAAAAGTCATCTAATAGAGAGTTGGAAAAGACTGCAGTGCAttgaaaactaaatattttccagAGTTTTATTTTCTTCATCTTTATGCATGAACAGCTGCTTAATTTAAGGAATATTTTATGGAAGGGAGGACCTTGACATGCGTGGCATCAAAAAAGTTCAAACTTGGTGGTTAAACTGGTTGTGCATATTGCTTTGGTGGAATGCTAAGCAGTCTTGTGAATGCTGATCCTGTCACCTGCGCTCTGACGTCAGTCTCGGGGTCTGCGCAGGCGCGGTACAGAAGCGTGAGCAGTGACTGCAGGTGTTGTGTGCAGTGATCTTCAGCATGCAGCAGCAGCACCCGCAGCAGCTGGGCCGTCTTCACTCGCGTCTGCACTAACCAGTCACCCATGTCCCGGCCCACAGCAGGAAGCAGCTTCGACAGATTCCTCACCACCAGCTCCCTGCAGCCCAGCCCGGGACGCTCGACTGCAGGAGACAAAGAAGAAACATTGCTTTTACTGGATTTCTCTCATGCACAGCTGGtgaaacaagtctcttatgctcaccgcggctgtgtttatttgatcaagaatacaaaaaaacagtttaatttattcctatgatgcaaaaagctgaattttcagcatcattactccagtcttcagtgtcacatgatccttcagaaatcagtctaatatgctgatttcaagaAACATTTGAATGATGTTGGAAATATTTGTGCTCTTACAGCACACATACAGTATCTTTAATGAATAGTCCCTGAtgaatagaaatcttctgtaacgatgaggttattaataaaaatgcaaacatctGGCTAACAGTTCTTTTTTTACGTCAAGGTCCTCTCTCAACTTTTCTCTCAATGGAGGTAgaagaaatgaataaatgaaataaataaatataaaagctaGCATCTGCCATCCCTGCAAGCTTCTTCCTAGTTTCACTCATGAAATAACCCTCAAATGTTATTGAAGGGTGTCATCTAGAGTTTTCATAACTAACATATATGTATTTAGTATATATAACATCGTTTTTAGGAAAGAAAGTCAGTCTGGTAATAGAGTGTCCTACCTCCAGATGTGTAGAGGACAGGAGCAGGCAACAGGAAGTCCATCTTATCCTTCAGGTCATCCTCATTTTCCTTCTCCCATTGAGATCCTACTTGTCTCCATAAGTCCTCAGCAAGAGACCTGAATTAATTTATTGATCATCACTAAATCATCATTTTGTATAAgaaaagacactttttttttatcaaaatgctttttttttttcaaagaaactgATTCTTATATATAGCAGGGATGCATTATTTACATTGAATCATTtaatcaaaattatattattattgttaaatattatattgttaaaaagtgacagtaaagacattcataatgttacaaaagaatgattgattttatcaaattaatgctgATCTTtttataaaattgcatttataaaagaattgtgagaaaaagtagattgtttccacaaaaacatgatgcagcacaactgttttcaacattgttaattataatttatataataggaatatatatataatatataatcacaggaataaattacattttaaaacagaaaactgtttttactactttatactatgtatttttgatttaataaatgcagccaaACCCTTACCTTTTAACAACAGTATATGATTTACATGAATTTACTTAGTATTAATGACTTAAAAAGGGCTGGAAAACAATGTGATTTCCATGTCTGTGTGTTTGGTTAGACCTGATCTCAGGGATCTCATCGCTGAGGCTGCTCAGGAGAAGTGGGATGAGCTTGTGGAAGTAGGAATATCGGTCCGGCAGACGGAGAAGCCAATCACCCACGACTATAGTAACTGCTTTCCTCACCTGAACAGATGAGACAAAAATAAACCATCCCCATGTGGAAAAAACACCAGATATGTGCCTTGTAAGACAGGAAGCATATTTCATATTTAGCAGAAGGATTTCTTGGAAGGATACCAAAGATAAGCCATTTATTAAATAAGCATCAATCAAGAGCTTTCTTTAATTTGATTTCTTTGGTATTCATTGATTTTTCAGTGAAGCGGCTGCCAGCTTACCCGTGGAGAGTCGTCAAACAGTCTCTGAGCCATGTGGGACAAAACGTCATCTAGGTTCTTGCCTGTGCTGTGCTGAATGACTGCGCCGATGGCCTGTGTGACACAAACTCTCACCTGGGAGTGCTGGTGAGAGATCGTCTGCAGCAGCGGCTTCAGGAGACTCTCAGCCTGCAGGTGGAAATGATCTGAgcaaagaggggggggggggtggatatATGTGATAGGTTTTAGGTagaaaatgttagcctgaatgaactgtaagtcgctttggataaaagggtctgctaaataaataatttaaatttaataaaaaaaaatttttaatttaaaagatagatagagagagatggATAGATAATTTCCCCAAGTTTAAAGCCAGTTGTCAGTTAAAAGAGAgatttttttccaaaagagaCATTTCCTTgcagttttccaccaaaataaatgcTCAATGATTTAAtgtctgaaagaaaagaaaaaaaccccataaatattagtattgtaattttactgtcgttttacaaaattataataataaaaagtattattactattatttttacagttacaaTTACTATTACAAAACTTCTATGCTTGGAATTTGTTTTTTTCCTATGCTGACTTTACCTACAAAATCGCtccaattatattattattattattattattattatggtgattattttattttatattgcaaataaatcacagaaaatctaaatactgtatatatataatgcatacatttatatgcaatgtatttattaaactcacattatatataatgtgagttttatttttttcaatatcgtgcagccctgatatatatatatatatatatatatatatatatatatatatatatatatatatatatatatatatatatatatatatatatattaggggtgtaacgatacgcgtattcgtattgaaccgttcggtacgacgctttcggttcggtacgcggtacgcattatgtataccgaacggttcgttggactaattcattatataaaaaaaaaaaaaaaaaaaaagagaaatataatgatatgcgttcaacaaggtagcccaataacccaaacgacgtaacaggcaacgcccctgacactcccgaagaagaaaaaaacaccaacttatatgtttatgttagggtactactcagtcaggcgctcgctcactcagcacgcgctgaaggctcgttgcaaaatggccaatgtgtttaacataccagaaaaaagaagatcctccagtaaccaacaggtctggtgtttgggtgcactttggattccctttaagctataatggtgatggcaagagagtggtggataaaaaaacaacggtatgtcgcatctgcaacatgacagggtacaccagcgggaatacaaaaaaaaaaaaaaaaaaaaaacaccagcgggaatacttgaaacatgtcaactcatttacgctgacatcaccttattgtgtcagtatctgggaaaagacgaaaaaaaatgagaaacaagcacgcaacaaactatccctgcagcatttagacaccggtattatagcttacagggaatccaaagtgcacccacaccagacctgttggttattttaggatcttatatttctggtctgttaaatgcattagacattttgcaacgagccttcagcgcgtgctgagtgagcgagcgccttaggggccgttcacatatcgcgcctaaaaacgcatggaaaacgctaagcgcgtctttctcctcctttccaaagcgctcgggcagaagcgctcatgaggcgtctgtctttgctaagcaacaatgacgtgctctctccatgagacgcggaaatttcagcgaatgataaatggatttgcaagctctaaaaatcgcttgcagtagctctgctactaaatttatttcaaaattgcaatccatatacaactgtgaacagctgttccttcatcttggctgagttttcaacgttgttacgggaaaggatgaagctgattggttagttcttgtcacatgacccgcggtgcgcttgcggcattctgaaaagttgagatgtttttacattttgctgtatctaaaacgtaccgaaccgaaccgtgacatcagtgtatcgtatcgtatcgaaccgtgaattttgtgaaccgttacacccctaatatatatatatatatatatatatatatatatatatatatatatatatatatatatatatatatatataaaagaataaaatactaCAACTACAACTAACACATCTAAAGAAACCACAGGGAAACTTCTCTTTTAAAAGGCTTTTCTTTTGTTGAAAACTGATTTCTAAACTCGGGGAAATGTTTGGATCCAAACCACAATTTCAGGCATTGTTCGAATACATAAATATACTCGCCAACACTTTTTACTCTCATTTGGCCGAGTGTTAACTTTAGGTCAGGGTCTGGGTCATCAGCCTGGCCTCGCTACCGTGACAACCAACAACTTGTCTCAAGATCACTTTGCTACTAAACTTCTGTATAATGAAACCaattacatttacacacacacacacacacatatatacatatatatatatatatatatatatatatatatacacatcttaACTGTCTTTTAAAGAATATCAACAGCTTGAGGCCTCACTTACCAGGAATGCTCTGTGCAGCACTGATGGCACATTTACAGCTCTCTTTCTTGACTTCAGGAAAGGGATCTGTGATGGTCCTCTGCAGGATCTTGATCATGTCATCCAGGTAGGGGGCCAGCTGTCTGCCGCACACCTCCAGCAGCAGAGACAGCATCTCCATCAGGGCCAGCCTGAGCTCCTCCGCCGGCTCCAGGATCTCCTGTCCCCCGAGCCTCTGCACCAGCGCGGGAATCAGGTAGGGCAGAGCGTCTTCTGGTCTGGGGACAGCTCTTATGAAGCCCGTGAGGATCTGGATCGCCGTGTCTCTGCACATCTCCGTAGGATCTGAAAGACATTTCAGCAACGCCTTCAGCAAACCGGCGAAGAGCTCCTGCAGCGCGCCGCTGGACAAGCTTTGCTCGACGGTTTCTCTTTTCACCGCTTCTAGAGCTCGTCTCCTCGCGCTTTTGTTGTCGTCGTTTAGACAATTTAAATGGCGGGCGAGAGATTTTAAAACATCCGCTGCTGCTCGCTCATCGGTGGCGGTCGCCATTACTGCTTCACGTGTGCGTTTGTTGTTGCTGGAGACTGGTCGTCATGGCGATCGTTGCCGCTACGACTGCAGCTTGCGACAGCTTTGATTGCTTTACGGTAGATGTTAATTCAAAACAGCTCCTCGACTGTATTTTACTTCGAGTCCATGGTcagaacattttcaaaaatgtgtaGAAAATCAAATATGAGCGTATCACTATTTTATTGTATccctaccatatatatatatatatatatatatatatatatatatatatatatatatatatatatatatatatatatatatatatatatatatatatatatatatatttgtgtgtgttgctatttatgatttatttaataataattattattgttaactcatattaatattattttcatttttttatatttataacaatatgtGTGCAAcacataatacaattaaatgtcatttacaaTTCAATaccgttaaataaataaataactgaataaataaggATGAAGCACATGAGAACGATTTCTAATTAGATGCATAAGGATTTATTATATTttggaatataatttaatttaaattataatttaatttaatcttgccGTCATGCAATTTGAATATTACATGAATAATGTAAGAAAATCATCTTATTATATCCtaatcatgcatttattttatgttccatagcTGCTCACCTGTGAAAAAAAACTGACATAAGCACAGTCATCTGTGCATATAAATGTGTGGAGTTACAACACATCAGTCTGTTTCAAGTGTTTGCGGAGGTCAACTCTGAAAGCGTGCGTGCTGTTCTGAGTGACGCACACCCCCACAATGACGCTGATTGGCTGCATCCGCGTActatagaaaataaatgaataactctaAGATAAAACATAACAGTCTCAACCCACCAACATCTACAAAACAGTTCAAGGTCTTTTCTGATCTTTAAAATTACGTGTTTCATTGCGGACCATAACGTCTGCGTCCAATCGGGAGACGTATTGACGTCATAGCGCTcgcgagcagcagcagcaggaccaAACAAGCAACATCCCCGAGCGCGAGCCCCGCATCTCCGCCTCGTAACGGTAAGACGAATGAAAGGTAAACACACTGACACGCGACTGTTTTTAGCTTAATATTGCAACAGACGCAGTTTTCAGGATATTAAAGGGCTAAAATTGTTCACAAACCGCATAGGTTTGTGTTTAGAAGCGTATAAGCGGTGATAAAAGCGGTAAACAGGTGATCACGGAGTGATGCTCCACCGACACACCGAAGCGTCGGTTTTCACGCACGACTGAATGCGGTACCGGTTTCGTGAACGTATAACGTTACGTCGAGAATGAGGATTGATTCGACAGTTTCCGGTGATCTTTAAACGGTTGTTGTGTATCAGTGGCGGAGGTGAAATGTAAATAAGTAACATACAGAAAGAATGGCctgtcttcatcatcatcatcatcatcatcactatgATTTAGTCATAATGTcatgtttatctatctatctatctatctatctaggcgctgtgtttttgcaataaatgaTTGATTGACCAACGCATGCATACTGAATATGTATTTCATTACTCAGGCAGCAGCTTATCATCTGAGAGAACAAGTCACACAGACTTAATAATAAATATCTCTTCTCTTCCCCCTCCTTCACTCTCTTCTCCTGCAGCAGTGATAGAAGATAAGATGGCCACCTCCTCCTCCAATCTGGAAGAAGACGAAAGTCTGAAAGGCTGCGAGGTTTTCGTGCAGAAGCACAACATCCAGCAGATCCTCAAAGAGTGCATCGTCAACCTGTGCATCGCCAAGCCCGAGCGGCCTATGAAGTTCCTGCGGGAACACTTCGAAAAGCTGGAGAAGGTGCGTTACTCCGACTGTACTTGCTCTGGTGCTGGTTGTGTTTGAATGAGTTATGCATTTGTATTGGAAAGGGTGATGGTTAGGGATCTGGGCTGCTGGTGCGAAGGATGTCGCTTTAGTCCCATGGAGCTGGAGAAGCCGGAGCTGGAGAGTTATTGAGATCATTGTCGTCCCATTTGGCCTGGCACTTAACCTCAGGATGCTCCGGTGGGGATTGTTCCTAtaattaatgtactgtatattggtttgaaaaaaaaaaagtctggctgAATGCACTGTGATACGGTGTTGATGAATGTATTCTCCTTCCCACAAACATCCACGATCATTAACTGTCATTGTGTTAGCACTCATAAGTGaggttctttatgtgttttaattATTGGCAAGTGAAGCACAATAGATAGATACCAGACTTGTGAGAAATAATTGCATGTTTTAGAATGAGAAATCATTGGTTTCTTTAACGCTTCTTTTGCTGGTGCAGCTGCAGAGTGTGTGAACTGAGTGGATGGTACACTTTATCAGGATCTGTGAAGAAGCCGTGATGTTTACTTGCAGGTTTTAAAATGGATTTTGGATAAAGTAGGGCTTTTATAGATTTATAGCAACTTGGCAAAACAACctgtttaacacatttatttgtatGCTGAATCAACAGTAAATCTCAGTCTCTTAACAATTATATTTTAaggataaagataaaaaaaaaaagagttttagaaTAATTTTGCTGTGTTCTTTTATTTTTGCTGTAGCTCGTTAAATTTAGTTTTAAGAAGTATTTAGCACACCATTTCCATGTTTCATtatgttttgattatttattaagACAATATCTGTTAAACTCTAGGCTAATTTGTTAGACTGTTAGTTAAGTCAAGTATTAATATTCTGATATTATTTACCTATATGTCAACTAGGCAATATTTGGCTGTTTTGAAAGTGGCATCAGCCAATAAAGTGTCCTCTTACTCCGTTACATAGAGGTTagccaaacacataaataaaaaataaaatgctgcacacataattatatttcattatgcttttgcttattataataacacagtatctgtttaaaaccatatttatttattgtgagaTATTGTTACCagctaaaataactgttttgtatttgaatgcattttactgtttaattcattcctgtgttgcaaagctgatttttttcagCAGCAATGAATCATTCAAGTCAACGTTGAaaacaatttgaaataaaaatcttttcaaaccatatatattttgtaacatatttatcatcacttttggtcaatttaatgcatccttgctcaaaaaagaaaaaagaaaaaaccccaACAAACACTAAACTCAAACAGTAGTGTACTTTATGTAAGAGGAACTTTAATGAGCCGCAATTGTTAAGAACTACAATCAACATTCCCGCTCCCCCTCAGTAAATAATTAGGAGGCATGCTGATGCTGTTTGATGTTGTTGCCCAATCTCAGACTCGGTGTACCGACCGTATGAAAGTCACAGCAGTCATTCGTTTAGCTGGAGGTGCCAGTAACCGCATCCACACTCAGCTGCAACCAAACATCTTCTTTGATCATGTGCTCCAGGAACAACAGGCTTTTTCAGTCTGGCAGACGCTTTGGGCTCGGCCTTTTGTTAGGAATGTGTTTCTGCTGAGCTACTGTTGGTTTAGGTAGAGCATCAGACAGCCGAAGGGATTGTGTATTCATAAGACACGATCAGATGGACTGATACTGAACGCAGCACAAGACGTCTGCAAGAAGAGAGCCACTGTCCTCGTCTTCTCCTCATGATGAGAGCTTGTGTTTCTGGGGTCATTCAGTGTCATCATCAGAGATTGAGCCGCTGGGTGAACGATGTTTACTGACCCACTTGCATCTCACTCATAGATGGGGTTTAATTGCGCACACATTCTCTCTGTCTGGCACCTTCTGTTCATTAAGGAAGATCAGATTCCACAGGCTGCTAAAGATATTCACCCTCAACTCTGTGTTTGTCCTCTATTCTGAATGTTGTGTATATAAAAGATGTGCCGGATTAAAAGCTTTATGTAGGGCAGAaggcaacatgagggtgagcaaatgattacaggataatatatatatttttttaaatgtactgatGTTACTTAGGGATGCACAAGTATTAGTGAAGTGTTCTTCATGTCAGCTAGATTAGCATCAGCCAATAACTTGTCCTCTTGCTCATGTACCAGTTGCATACTAATTTCAGTCCTGTACAGTATATGGAGGTTAGCCAGCAAatgatagaaataaaaataaaatgttgcacaAATTTAAAATAGGGCCCCTTTAAGCCCAAACATACACTGCCATCCAAACGTTTGGCgccttttttatttacttttttattatttaagatttctttctttatatatatatatatatatatatatatatatatatatatatatatatatatatatatatatatatatatatatatatatatatatatatatatatatataatttttatatatatatatacatgaatacTTTTACTTAGCAAGGGCACTTTAAATTGTATAGAGATTTAGAATTTTAcgaaagatttgtatttcaaataaaatgcctttggactttctattcatctaagaattaaaaaaaaaaaatcactttccgcaaaaaaaaaaaaaaaattgaagcagcacaactattaataattcatGTATTGACCCCAA
The nucleotide sequence above comes from Carassius gibelio isolate Cgi1373 ecotype wild population from Czech Republic chromosome B3, carGib1.2-hapl.c, whole genome shotgun sequence. Encoded proteins:
- the LOC127952812 gene encoding dynein axonemal assembly factor 5 isoform X2, producing MATATDERAAADVLKSLARHLNCLNDDNKSARRRALEAVKRETVEQSLSSGALQELFAGLLKALLKCLSDPTEMCRDTAIQILTGFIRAVPRPEDALPYLIPALVQRLGGQEILEPAEELRLALMEMLSLLLEVCGRQLAPYLDDMIKILQRTITDPFPEVKKESCKCAISAAQSIPDHFHLQAESLLKPLLQTISHQHSQVRVCVTQAIGAVIQHSTGKNLDDVLSHMAQRLFDDSPRVRKAVTIVVGDWLLRLPDRYSYFHKLIPLLLSSLSDEIPEIRSLAEDLWRQVGSQWEKENEDDLKDKMDFLLPAPVLYTSGVERPGLGCRELVVRNLSKLLPAVGRDMGDWLVQTRVKTAQLLRVLLLHAEDHCTQHLQSLLTLLYRACADPETDVRAQCLESAKLLGVFVSPEVYLKLLLPHVEDSSSCSSASPWAPLMVLGAVLRGSSREALEPHLITIGGTLSHPEVCQGSQQAQYLDQLLVCVDAVLCVCQVDCAVISLQLLKVLVSVQSLTSQQEQCSKAEESVRCLCEAQGLGGACELYRQHMADLLQWLSDSHHTWTSYSIQKTQLEIIAVQSGPVVGEFLPALLPLLKSCLEPSRDPEMRLHIFTMLSKLLLDSRNTLDSQGRFSEYMELVLQDLLLPNLVWRSGQSAAAVRTAVLSCLLAVLHGAAFPAEQILSVEESLSTQLISALEEDSKLARLLACRSLHGLLKLTTQRLNTDSLNKIYPVVVSSSHQIK